The Chordicoccus furentiruminis DNA window GAGCCGGGGGACGGCCGGCATCCGGAAGCGGACCCTGATCGTGAATCTTCCGGGGAGCCCGAAGGCGGTCCGGGAGACGCTGACTTTTCTTCTGGAACCGCTGGGTCACGGACTGGCGATTCTGACAGGTCTGACCTCCGACTGCGCGCGGAAGGAGAACAGCGATGGAACATGAGAGAGGGCGGATTGCCGCCATCAATATCAGCCGGGAGCGGGGAACGCAGAAAAGAAGCGTTCCCGAGGCCCGTCTTCGGGCGGACTGGGGGATCGAGGGTGACGCGCACGCGGGACACTGGCACAGGCAGGTGTCACTGCTGGGCTATGACGCGTTCCATGCCTTCGAGGAGAAGGGCGCGCCGATCCATTTCGGCTCTTTCGGCGAAAATCTGCTGGTGACCGGTTTCGATTTCAAGTCGCTGCCGGTGGGAACCAGGCTCCGCTCGGGTGAGGTGCTGCTGGAAATCACGCAGATCGGAAAGCAGTGCCACAGCGGCTGCGAGATTTTTCATTTGATGGGCGACTGCATTATGCCCCGGGAGGGTGTTTTCGCGCGGGTGCTGCACGGAGGCGTCCTGAAGGAGGGCGACTGGCTCGAGCGGGTGGATGAAACGCCGGACGGGGAGCCGGCGTGAAGGACGGCCCTGTTACGAGGCGGCGGTGAAACGGCCGGGTATCTCGGTTCGTGAACCGCTCCGGTGACGGGTCGGTGCAAAATGGGATTCAGATGCGGCGGAAGCTGGGGAGTGAACGCCGTACCGAGGAAGGAACGGGCGGCCGCATGCGGAAACGGGCGGCCGCAGGGAATCTGATAAGGGGCGGAAGTCTGCAAAATGAGGCTGGGGAGAAGAAACAGGCCGGCTGCGCCGGACAGAACGGAAGGCGGAGCGCGTCCGTCCGGCGTGCTTTCGCCGGATGCGGGGATCAAGGGAGAGAACAGAAGGAGCAGCGGAGGAGAGTCCGGAGCGGAAGCGGCGTGGACGGACGGGACGGACGACGGCATACGGGCTTCCGTCGACGGGAAGGAATCGGAAAAGGCCGGCGCACAGGTTCCGAGGAATGGAACGGACGTGTCGGATGGCGGTGCGCAGGTGTCGGAGAACGCACGGATGCCGGGAGCCGGACCGGTGGAGCTTCCGGAGGTGCCTGTCTCCAAACGGATCGTCTACCGCTCAAGCCGGGATTACCGGCGGGATACACAGCGGAGAAGCACGGCGTCGGGATGGAGCGTTGCGCTTGCCGGCGTTTCGGCATTCCTCGCGACGGCGGGCGAGTGGATGAAGGTGCATTTTCCGAAGCTTACATGGAAGGAATTTCTGCATGTGCTGGAGTATCCCTTTGAGAACCGGGCACAGGACCTGCCCCGTTTCCTTACCCTCTGCGTCCTTCCCGCCGCACTGGCGATGCTGGTCTGCGGCGTTCTGGGCGGTCACTTCAGGGACCGTCCCCATTTTGTGGCGGTTATGCGGGTACTGGCGCTTCTGCTTCTCGCACTGAGCCTGTTTCTCGTGTACCGGTTCGTCTCGTACTATCAGTTCATGGGTCAGAACCGTCCTTTTGTGAATCTGTTTCCGTGGTAAGAAAGCGGAAGGCGGATGAACGGGGAGACAGACCGGATGAGCGGCAAAGGAGAGGGAAGGTTTTGGCGGAAGAAAGAGAGCAGGCGGCACGGGACAGCAGAGAACGGAAGGACCGGGCCGCTGCGGTCTGGTGCGTATTCTGGTTTGCGGCGGGGTCCGCGATCCCGTTCACGACGGACCGGGACGCTTCCGGGGTGCTGGCCGTTTTTACGGTCAGCGCGGCGTTTTACGGGCTGCTCGCGGCGACCTGGCTCCGCTCCCGGCCGTCTTTCCGGATTTCGGCCGAAAACCGCCTGAGGAAGGGGGAACGGTTCATTCGGCGGATCGACGCGCTGACGGACCGGCGGTATCTGATTTCAGTCTGGATTTCTTTCCTTGTTCTCTGGCTGCCGGTATATCTCGCGCTGTATCCCGGTACCTTCGGCTATGACGCGCCTTATCAGCTGGGCATGTATACGGGGAGCAGCGCATGGTCGGCCCAGCATCCGATCCTTCATACCCTGA harbors:
- a CDS encoding MOSC domain-containing protein, translated to MEHERGRIAAINISRERGTQKRSVPEARLRADWGIEGDAHAGHWHRQVSLLGYDAFHAFEEKGAPIHFGSFGENLLVTGFDFKSLPVGTRLRSGEVLLEITQIGKQCHSGCEIFHLMGDCIMPREGVFARVLHGGVLKEGDWLERVDETPDGEPA